From the genome of Nicotiana sylvestris chromosome 2, ASM39365v2, whole genome shotgun sequence, one region includes:
- the LOC104242390 gene encoding uncharacterized protein: MTIEGDSICYVQKFRQCQIHGDFIWVPPNELNIMGSPWSFASWGMDVIGPRACRIEWTPFILVEIDNFTIWVDVFTYKALTKQIVAYFVCNNIVCPFGIPESIITDNATNLNSDRIREIFQKFKIVHRNSTTYRLKKNEPVEAANKNIKGILL; the protein is encoded by the coding sequence ATGACCATAGAAGGCGATAGTATCTGCTATGTGCAGAAGTTTCGCCAGTGCCAGATCCATGGGGATTTCATCTGGGTTCCACCTAATGAGCTGAACATAATGGGTTCCCCTTGGTCATTTGCCTCTTGGGGAATGGACGTAATTGGACCTAGAGCTTGCCGTATCGAATGGACACCTTTTATCTTGGTAGAAATTGATAACTTCACCATATGGGTTGATGTTTTTACATACAAGGCCCTCACAAAACAAATAGTGGCATATTTCGTCTGTAACAACATAGTTTGCCCGTTTGGGATACccgagtcaatcatcactgacaaTGCAACTAATCTCAATAGTGATCGCATTAGGGAAATTTTCCAGAAGTTCAAAATTGTCCACCGTAACTCTACAACCTACAGACTAAAAAAGAATGAgccagttgaagcagccaacaaaaacatcaaaggGATTCTACTATAG